A section of the Streptomyces sp. SLBN-118 genome encodes:
- the polA gene encoding DNA polymerase I — translation MAETASKKTADNRPRLLLMDGHSLAYRAFFALPAENFTTATGQPTNAIYGFASMLANTLRDESPTHFAVAFDVSRKTWRSQDFPEYKANRSKTPDEFKGQVELIGELLDTMNAVRFAVDGFEADDVIATLATQAEAAGFDVLIVTGDRDSFQLVSEHTTVLYPTKGVSELTRFTPEKVQEKYGLTPQQYPDFAALRGDPSDNLPGIPGVGEKTATKWISQFGSFAELVERADEVKGKVGQALRDHLESVKLNRHLTELVRDVELPRTVADLERAPYDRTALKGFLEVLEIRNPSLRERLLAVDPGAQEDEAPAPAAGVELDGTVLGTGELAPWLREHGTQPLGMATVDTWALGTGSVTEIALASAAGPAAWFDTTQLDEADERAFADWIAAADRPKVMHNAKNAMRVFPEHGWSVDGVTMDTALAAYLVKPGRRSFALDALSVEYLGRELAPAAADGQLAFGSEDEQAEADALMSQARAVLDLGDAFTERLSEVGAAQLLHDVELPTSALLARMERHGIAADRPHLEAMEQQFAGAVQQAVKEAHASVGHEFNLGSPKQLQEVLFGELNLPKTKKTKTGYTTDADALAWLAAQTEHELPVLMLRHREQAKLRVTVEGLIKTIAADGRVHTSFSQIVAATGRLSSTDPNLQNVPVRTDEGRAIRRGFVVGEGFESLMTADYSQIELRVMAHLSEDEGLLEAFASGEDLHTTVASQVFSVDKSGVDAEMRRKIKAMSYGLAYGLSAFGLSQQLNIDPAEARGLMDTYFERFGGVRDYLHRVVVEARVTGYTETMLGRRRYLPDLNSDNRQRREAAERMALNAPIQGTAADIVKVAMLNVDRALREAKLSSRLLLQVHDEIVLEIWPGERERVEALVRKEMSAAVSLSAPLDVSVGVGADWESAAH, via the coding sequence GTGGCTGAGACAGCGTCGAAGAAGACCGCAGACAACCGACCGCGCCTGCTCCTCATGGACGGGCACTCCCTGGCGTACCGGGCGTTCTTCGCGCTGCCCGCGGAGAATTTCACGACCGCGACCGGCCAGCCGACCAACGCCATCTACGGCTTCGCGTCGATGCTGGCGAACACGCTGCGCGACGAGTCGCCCACGCATTTCGCGGTGGCGTTCGACGTCTCCCGCAAGACGTGGCGCTCGCAGGACTTCCCCGAGTACAAGGCGAACCGCTCCAAGACCCCTGACGAGTTCAAGGGTCAGGTCGAGCTGATCGGCGAGCTCCTCGACACCATGAACGCGGTGCGGTTCGCGGTGGACGGCTTCGAGGCCGACGACGTCATCGCCACCCTCGCCACCCAGGCCGAGGCCGCCGGTTTCGACGTGCTGATCGTCACCGGTGACCGGGATTCCTTCCAGCTGGTCAGCGAGCACACCACCGTGCTCTATCCGACCAAGGGCGTCTCCGAGCTGACCCGCTTCACCCCGGAGAAGGTCCAGGAGAAGTACGGACTGACCCCCCAGCAGTACCCCGACTTCGCGGCCCTGCGCGGCGATCCGTCGGACAACCTGCCGGGCATCCCCGGTGTCGGTGAGAAGACCGCCACGAAGTGGATCAGCCAGTTCGGTTCGTTCGCGGAACTGGTGGAGCGTGCCGACGAGGTCAAGGGCAAGGTCGGCCAGGCCCTGCGCGACCACCTGGAATCCGTCAAGCTCAACCGCCACCTCACTGAGCTGGTGCGGGACGTGGAGCTGCCCAGGACCGTCGCGGACCTGGAGCGCGCGCCCTACGACAGGACCGCGCTGAAGGGGTTCCTGGAAGTACTGGAGATCCGGAACCCGAGCCTTCGCGAGCGGCTGCTCGCCGTCGACCCGGGCGCTCAGGAGGACGAGGCCCCGGCCCCCGCAGCGGGCGTCGAGCTGGACGGCACGGTCCTCGGCACCGGCGAGCTCGCCCCCTGGCTCCGGGAGCACGGCACCCAGCCGCTCGGCATGGCCACCGTCGACACCTGGGCGCTCGGCACCGGCAGTGTCACCGAGATCGCGCTCGCCTCCGCCGCCGGTCCGGCCGCCTGGTTCGACACCACCCAGCTCGACGAAGCCGACGAGCGCGCCTTCGCCGACTGGATCGCGGCCGCGGACCGGCCGAAGGTCATGCACAACGCCAAGAACGCGATGCGGGTCTTCCCCGAGCACGGCTGGAGCGTCGACGGCGTCACCATGGACACCGCGCTCGCCGCCTATCTGGTCAAGCCGGGCCGCCGCTCCTTCGCGCTCGACGCGCTCTCCGTGGAGTATCTGGGCCGGGAGCTCGCCCCGGCGGCGGCCGACGGCCAGCTCGCCTTCGGCTCCGAGGACGAGCAGGCCGAGGCCGACGCCCTGATGTCCCAGGCCCGCGCGGTCCTCGACCTCGGCGACGCCTTCACCGAGCGACTGTCCGAGGTCGGCGCGGCCCAGCTGCTGCACGACGTCGAACTGCCCACCTCCGCGCTGCTCGCCCGCATGGAGCGGCACGGTATCGCCGCCGACCGGCCCCATCTGGAGGCCATGGAGCAGCAGTTCGCCGGCGCCGTGCAGCAGGCCGTGAAGGAGGCGCACGCCTCCGTCGGGCACGAGTTCAACCTCGGCTCGCCCAAGCAGCTTCAGGAAGTCCTCTTCGGCGAGCTGAATCTCCCCAAGACCAAGAAGACCAAGACCGGTTACACCACGGACGCGGACGCGCTGGCCTGGCTGGCCGCCCAGACCGAGCACGAACTTCCGGTCCTCATGCTGCGCCACCGCGAGCAGGCGAAGCTGCGCGTCACCGTCGAAGGCCTGATCAAGACGATCGCGGCGGACGGCCGGGTCCACACCAGCTTCAGCCAGATCGTCGCCGCGACCGGCCGCCTCTCCTCCACCGACCCGAACCTGCAGAACGTGCCGGTGCGGACCGACGAGGGCCGCGCGATCCGCCGGGGCTTCGTCGTCGGCGAGGGCTTCGAGTCCCTGATGACCGCGGACTACAGCCAGATCGAGCTGCGTGTGATGGCGCATCTGTCGGAGGACGAAGGCCTGCTGGAGGCGTTCGCCTCCGGCGAGGACCTGCACACCACCGTTGCCTCCCAAGTGTTCAGTGTGGACAAGTCCGGCGTCGACGCCGAGATGCGCCGCAAGATCAAGGCCATGTCGTACGGACTGGCGTACGGGCTCTCGGCGTTCGGCCTCTCCCAGCAGCTGAACATCGATCCCGCCGAGGCACGCGGCCTGATGGACACCTACTTCGAGCGCTTCGGCGGCGTACGCGACTATCTGCACCGCGTCGTTGTGGAGGCCCGGGTGACCGGCTACACCGAGACGATGCTCGGCCGCCGCCGTTACCTGCCCGATCTGAACAGCGACAACCGCCAGCGCCGCGAGGCGGCCGAGCGGATGGCGCTCAACGCCCCGATCCAGGGCACCGCGGCGGACATCGTCAAGGTCGCCATGCTGAACGTCGACCGGGCGCTGAGGGAGGCGAAGCTCTCCTCCCGGCTGCTGCTCCAGGTCCACGACGAAATCGTGCTGGAGATCTGGCCGGGTGAGCGCGAGAGGGTTGAGGCGCTGGTACGGAAGGAGATGTCCGCGGCGGTGTCGCTGAGCGCGCCGCTGGACGTCTCGGTGGGAGTCGGCGCGGACTGGGAGTCGGCGGCGCACTGA
- a CDS encoding FdhF/YdeP family oxidoreductase → MATKPPSGDPVQDAPQVAPPQHAAAGIPAIAHTLRIAQQQMGVRRSAQTLLKVNQKDGFDCPGCAWPEGDKRHTAEFCENGAKAVAEEATLRRVTPEFFAEHTLADLASRSGYWLGQQGRITRPMYLPEGAERYEPVSWEQAFAIIAEELTALDSPDEALFYTSGRTSNEAAFLLQLFAREFGTNNLPDCSNMCHESSGSALTETIGIGKGSVSLEDLHQADLIIVAGQNPGTNHPRMLSALEKAKNAGAKIISVNPLPEAGMERFKNPQTPRGMLKGTALNDLFLQIRIGGDQALFRLLNRLVLETEGAVDEEFVREHTHGYEEFAAAARAADWDETLAATGLGRSEIEQALAMVLASRRTIVCWAMGLTQHKHAVATIREVVNFLLLRGNIGRPGAGVCPVRGHSNVQGDRTMGIFERPSPAFLDALEKEFGFAPPRHHGFDVVRSIQALRDGEAKVFFAMGGNFVAATPDTEVTEAAMRRARLTVHVSTKLNRSHAVTGTRALILPTLGRTDKDVQAGGRQVVTVEDSMGLVHASRGNLAPASPDLLSEPAIVTRMARAVLGPSSTTPWEDFEKDYGTIRDRIARVVPGFEDFNAKITRPGGFTLPHAPRDERRFPTTTGKANFTAAPVEFPEVPAGRLLLQTLRSHDQYNTTIYGLDDRYRGIKGGRRVVLVNPQDARELGLADGSYADLVSEWKDGVERRAPGFRVVHYPTARGCAAAYYPETNVLIPLDSTADTSNTPASKSVVIRFERAE, encoded by the coding sequence ATGGCCACCAAGCCACCCTCAGGTGATCCGGTCCAGGACGCGCCGCAGGTCGCGCCCCCGCAGCACGCCGCCGCCGGCATCCCCGCCATCGCGCACACGCTGCGTATCGCTCAGCAGCAGATGGGAGTGCGCCGCAGCGCGCAGACTCTCCTCAAGGTCAACCAGAAGGACGGCTTCGACTGTCCGGGCTGCGCATGGCCGGAGGGCGACAAGCGGCACACCGCGGAGTTCTGCGAGAACGGAGCGAAGGCGGTCGCCGAGGAGGCGACGCTGCGCCGGGTGACACCCGAGTTCTTCGCCGAGCACACCCTCGCGGACCTTGCTTCCCGCAGCGGGTACTGGCTGGGACAGCAGGGCCGTATCACCCGGCCCATGTACCTTCCTGAGGGCGCGGAACGGTACGAACCGGTCAGCTGGGAGCAGGCCTTCGCGATCATCGCCGAGGAGCTCACCGCGCTGGACTCCCCCGACGAGGCGCTCTTCTACACCTCCGGCCGCACCAGCAACGAGGCCGCCTTCCTGCTCCAGCTCTTCGCCCGCGAGTTCGGCACCAACAATCTCCCCGACTGCTCCAACATGTGCCACGAGTCATCGGGCTCTGCGCTCACCGAGACGATCGGCATCGGCAAGGGCAGCGTCTCGCTGGAGGATCTCCACCAGGCGGATCTGATCATCGTGGCCGGGCAGAACCCGGGCACCAACCATCCACGGATGCTCAGCGCCCTGGAGAAGGCCAAGAACGCGGGCGCGAAGATCATTTCGGTGAACCCGCTGCCCGAGGCCGGTATGGAGCGGTTCAAGAATCCGCAGACCCCGCGCGGCATGCTCAAGGGCACCGCTCTCAACGATCTCTTCCTGCAGATCCGTATCGGCGGCGACCAGGCCCTGTTCCGGCTGCTGAACAGGCTGGTCCTCGAGACCGAGGGCGCGGTCGACGAGGAGTTCGTACGCGAACACACCCATGGGTACGAGGAGTTCGCGGCCGCCGCACGCGCCGCCGACTGGGACGAGACGCTTGCCGCCACCGGTCTCGGGCGCTCCGAGATCGAACAGGCCCTCGCCATGGTCCTGGCATCCAGGCGCACCATCGTGTGCTGGGCGATGGGTCTGACCCAGCACAAGCACGCCGTGGCGACCATCCGTGAGGTGGTCAACTTCCTGCTGCTGCGCGGCAACATCGGCCGCCCGGGCGCGGGCGTCTGCCCGGTGCGCGGGCACTCCAACGTCCAGGGCGACCGCACGATGGGCATCTTCGAGCGGCCCTCGCCCGCCTTCCTGGACGCTCTGGAGAAGGAGTTCGGCTTTGCCCCGCCGCGCCACCACGGCTTCGACGTCGTACGGTCCATCCAGGCACTGCGCGACGGCGAGGCGAAGGTGTTCTTCGCCATGGGCGGCAACTTCGTCGCAGCGACTCCCGACACCGAGGTCACGGAGGCCGCGATGCGGCGGGCCCGCCTGACCGTCCATGTGTCGACCAAGCTGAACCGTTCGCACGCCGTGACGGGCACCCGGGCGCTGATCCTGCCCACCCTCGGCCGTACCGACAAGGACGTCCAGGCCGGTGGCCGGCAAGTGGTGACGGTCGAGGACTCGATGGGCCTGGTCCACGCCTCCCGCGGCAACCTGGCCCCGGCGAGCCCCGATCTGCTGTCCGAACCGGCGATCGTGACCCGGATGGCACGCGCCGTCCTCGGCCCCTCCTCGACGACGCCCTGGGAGGACTTCGAGAAGGACTACGGGACCATCCGCGACCGCATCGCGCGCGTCGTGCCCGGCTTCGAGGACTTCAACGCCAAGATCACCCGTCCCGGCGGCTTCACACTCCCCCACGCCCCGCGCGACGAGCGTCGCTTCCCCACCACCACGGGGAAGGCCAACTTCACTGCGGCGCCGGTCGAGTTCCCCGAGGTGCCCGCGGGCCGGCTGCTGCTGCAGACACTGCGCTCGCACGATCAGTACAACACCACGATCTACGGTCTCGACGACCGCTACCGGGGCATCAAGGGCGGCCGCCGGGTCGTCCTGGTGAATCCGCAGGACGCCCGGGAGCTGGGTCTGGCAGACGGTTCGTACGCCGATCTGGTCAGCGAGTGGAAGGACGGCGTGGAGCGCCGGGCCCCCGGTTTCCGCGTGGTGCACTACCCCACCGCCAGGGGCTGCGCGGCCGCGTACTACCCGGAGACCAATGTGCTCATCCCGCTGGACTCCACGGCCGACACCAGCAACACCCCGGCGAGCAAGTCCGTGGTGATCCGCTTCGAGCGTGCCGAGTAG
- a CDS encoding PaaI family thioesterase — MGEQRTVKFPQEVIDEYAELGVDLPALFSAGHLGNRMGVQIVEASAERVVGTMPVEGNTQPYGLLHGGASAVLAETLGSIGSMLHGGTAKIAVGVDLNCTHHRGVRSGMVTGVATPVHRGRSTATYEIVISDEQDKRVCTARLTCLLREATGPAGG, encoded by the coding sequence ATGGGCGAGCAGAGAACCGTGAAGTTCCCGCAAGAGGTCATCGACGAATACGCAGAGCTCGGGGTCGACCTGCCCGCGCTCTTCTCCGCCGGACATCTGGGCAACCGCATGGGCGTCCAGATCGTCGAGGCCTCGGCGGAGCGCGTCGTGGGCACGATGCCGGTCGAGGGCAACACTCAGCCGTACGGCCTGCTGCACGGCGGCGCCTCCGCCGTACTGGCGGAGACGCTCGGCTCCATCGGCTCGATGCTTCACGGCGGGACCGCCAAGATCGCCGTCGGCGTCGATCTCAACTGCACGCACCACCGCGGCGTCCGGTCCGGCATGGTCACGGGCGTGGCAACACCTGTGCACCGCGGCCGCAGCACGGCGACGTACGAGATCGTCATCTCCGACGAGCAGGACAAGCGGGTCTGCACGGCGCGGCTGACGTGTCTGCTGCGCGAAGCCACGGGTCCGGCCGGAGGCTGA
- a CDS encoding branched-chain amino acid ABC transporter substrate-binding protein, which produces MRQRSLVAITAALTAGALTLTACGSRDDKNSGAESGGGTTVVIGVDAPLTGELSALGLGIKNSVDLAAKQANAKKYVKGVTFKVEAFDDQAQPSSGQQNATKFVANKDVLGVVGPLNSSVAESMQKVFDDAKLAQVSPANTNPALTQGPKWNGGEKARPYKSYFRTATTDAIQGPFAAQYLFNDAKKKNVFIIDDKKTYGAGLAATFKAEFEKLGGKVAGTEHVNPDTKDFAAVVTQIKSSKADVVYYGGEYPVAGPLSKQIKKSGAAIPLAGGDGIYSADFIKLSGKEGVGDLATSVGAPVEELPSAKDFVANYKAAGYKEAYEAYGGYSYDSAWSIIEAVKKVVEGNDGKLPSDARAKVIEALQGVSFDGVTGKVSFDEFGDATNKQLTVYKYEGTAWKAVKSGTFAG; this is translated from the coding sequence GTGCGTCAACGTTCGCTTGTAGCCATCACGGCTGCGCTCACCGCGGGAGCCCTGACGCTCACCGCTTGTGGCTCGCGCGACGACAAGAACAGTGGGGCCGAGAGCGGCGGGGGGACCACGGTCGTCATCGGCGTCGATGCCCCTCTGACCGGTGAGCTCTCCGCACTGGGTCTCGGCATCAAGAACTCTGTCGATCTCGCAGCCAAGCAGGCCAACGCCAAGAAGTACGTCAAGGGCGTCACCTTCAAGGTGGAGGCCTTCGACGACCAGGCTCAGCCGTCCTCCGGACAGCAGAACGCCACCAAGTTCGTCGCCAACAAGGACGTCCTCGGTGTCGTCGGCCCGCTGAACTCCTCCGTGGCCGAGTCCATGCAGAAGGTGTTCGACGACGCCAAGCTGGCCCAGGTCTCGCCCGCCAACACCAACCCGGCCCTGACCCAGGGACCGAAGTGGAACGGCGGCGAGAAGGCCAGGCCGTACAAGTCGTACTTCCGCACCGCGACCACGGACGCCATCCAGGGCCCGTTCGCCGCGCAGTACCTCTTCAACGACGCCAAGAAGAAGAACGTCTTCATCATCGATGACAAGAAGACGTACGGTGCCGGCCTCGCCGCCACCTTCAAGGCGGAGTTCGAGAAGCTCGGCGGCAAGGTCGCCGGCACCGAGCACGTGAACCCTGACACCAAGGACTTCGCGGCCGTCGTCACCCAGATCAAGAGCTCCAAGGCCGACGTCGTCTACTACGGCGGCGAGTACCCGGTCGCGGGCCCGCTCAGCAAGCAGATCAAGAAGTCCGGTGCCGCCATCCCGCTCGCCGGCGGCGACGGCATCTACAGCGCCGACTTCATCAAGCTCTCCGGCAAGGAGGGCGTGGGCGACCTCGCCACCTCCGTCGGCGCGCCGGTCGAGGAGCTCCCCTCGGCCAAGGACTTCGTCGCCAACTACAAGGCGGCCGGTTACAAGGAGGCCTACGAGGCCTACGGCGGCTACTCGTACGACTCCGCGTGGTCGATCATCGAGGCCGTGAAGAAGGTCGTCGAGGGCAACGACGGCAAGCTTCCCTCCGACGCGCGCGCCAAGGTCATCGAGGCACTTCAGGGTGTTTCCTTCGACGGTGTGACCGGCAAGGTCTCCTTCGACGAGTTCGGCGACGCCACCAACAAGCAGCTCACGGTCTACAAGTACGAGGGCACCGCCTGGAAGGCCGTCAAGTCCGGCACCTTCGCCGGCTGA
- a CDS encoding branched-chain amino acid ABC transporter permease codes for MHELPQQLVNGLLLGSMYGLVAIGYTMVYGIVQLINFAHGEIFMTGGFGALTVWLILPTGTTMWLALPLMLVGAIIVATTIAVGAERFAYRPLRTAPRLAPLITAIGLSLALQQAVWAWYPEAKSSRTFPEIPGGPFHLGSITIQTGDVFLLIAAPICMAILAFFVMKTRTGRGMQATAQDPDTAKLMGINTDRIIVVAFALGAAFAAVGAVAYGLKYGEVNFRMGFILGLKAFTAAVLGGIGNIYGAMLGGLALGIAETMATAYINDIPGMQQLGGQSWADVWAFVLLIVVLLVRPQGLLGERVADRA; via the coding sequence GTGCACGAACTGCCGCAACAGCTGGTCAACGGCCTGCTACTGGGATCCATGTACGGGCTCGTCGCCATCGGGTACACGATGGTTTATGGCATTGTCCAGCTCATCAACTTCGCCCATGGCGAGATCTTCATGACCGGAGGGTTCGGGGCTCTCACGGTCTGGCTCATCCTTCCCACCGGCACCACCATGTGGCTCGCCCTGCCACTCATGCTGGTCGGCGCGATCATCGTCGCCACCACTATCGCCGTCGGGGCGGAACGCTTCGCCTACCGACCGCTGCGCACCGCGCCCCGCCTCGCACCGCTCATCACCGCCATCGGGCTCTCCCTCGCCCTCCAGCAGGCGGTGTGGGCCTGGTACCCCGAGGCGAAGTCCTCCCGTACCTTCCCCGAAATCCCAGGTGGCCCCTTCCACCTCGGCTCGATCACCATCCAGACCGGTGACGTCTTCCTGCTGATAGCCGCCCCCATCTGCATGGCGATCCTCGCGTTCTTCGTCATGAAGACCCGCACCGGACGCGGTATGCAGGCCACCGCCCAGGATCCGGACACGGCCAAGCTCATGGGCATCAACACCGACCGCATCATCGTGGTCGCGTTCGCCCTCGGTGCCGCGTTCGCCGCCGTGGGAGCCGTCGCGTACGGCCTCAAGTACGGCGAAGTGAACTTCCGCATGGGCTTCATCCTCGGCCTCAAGGCGTTCACCGCGGCCGTCCTCGGCGGTATCGGCAACATCTACGGCGCCATGCTCGGCGGTCTCGCCCTGGGCATCGCCGAGACCATGGCCACGGCCTACATCAACGACATCCCCGGCATGCAGCAGCTCGGCGGCCAGTCCTGGGCCGACGTCTGGGCCTTCGTACTTCTCATCGTCGTGCTCCTCGTCAGGCCACAAGGCCTCCTCGGCGAGCGCGTCGCGGACAGGGCGTGA
- a CDS encoding branched-chain amino acid ABC transporter permease, translating to MTTQTTTADTPRTPADSAQSGLIALPPSTARALATGGGALTVVSTFLSWTWTAAFPGDLTVYGYPGGLQWLVLIAGALTTLFGLSSYGVKGLKWLTPAGADASIRLSSLAAFSTTWFTLIAISYQLGGLANLEPGGFIAGLATLTGLIGALALPFERPAPDPADPDDSGWDTFRHNARGSFATFKAAFASGTAPAPRKMPSYVEILIIVAALSFGLVVFTYGIGTEYDELFVGFLITAGFGFASLFKAGLVSQVSVLTARHRTVTMAGAFAAAAAFPFTQADDQYATIGVYILIFATVALGLNIVVGLAGLLDLGYVAFLGVGAYAAAMVSGSPSSPFDVHFPFWGAVLVGATASMVFGVLIGAPTLRLRGDYLAIVTLGFGEIFRITVNNLDGTSGPDITNGSNGISSIPNLEMFGFDFGIEHSIFGVTIGRFANYFFLMLLITLIVVVVFRRSGDSRIGRAWIAIREDETAALAMGINGFRVKLIAFALGATLAGLAGTVQAHVTYTVTPEQYQFAHVVPPNSAFLLAAVVLGGMGTISGPLVGAALLYLIPAKLQFLGDYQLLAFGLALVLLMRFRPEGLIPNRRRQLEFHESEEAPAVLSKTGV from the coding sequence ATGACGACACAGACCACCACCGCGGACACCCCGCGGACCCCGGCCGACAGCGCACAGTCCGGCCTCATCGCCCTTCCGCCGAGCACCGCGCGAGCGCTTGCAACCGGCGGCGGCGCCCTCACCGTCGTCTCCACGTTCCTCTCGTGGACCTGGACAGCTGCCTTCCCCGGCGACCTCACCGTCTACGGATACCCGGGCGGCCTCCAGTGGCTCGTCCTCATCGCGGGCGCCCTGACCACCCTGTTCGGCCTCTCCTCGTACGGGGTCAAGGGCCTGAAGTGGCTCACCCCCGCAGGGGCCGACGCCTCCATCAGGCTCTCCTCACTGGCCGCCTTCTCCACCACCTGGTTCACGCTGATCGCCATCAGCTACCAGCTCGGCGGGCTCGCCAACCTCGAGCCCGGCGGCTTCATCGCCGGCCTCGCGACCCTCACCGGCCTCATCGGCGCCCTGGCGCTCCCCTTCGAGCGCCCCGCGCCCGACCCGGCAGACCCCGACGACTCCGGCTGGGACACGTTCCGGCACAACGCCCGCGGCTCCTTCGCGACGTTCAAGGCAGCCTTCGCGAGCGGCACCGCACCCGCCCCCCGCAAGATGCCCTCCTACGTCGAGATCCTGATCATCGTCGCGGCACTCAGCTTCGGCCTGGTCGTCTTCACGTACGGCATCGGCACCGAGTACGACGAGCTGTTCGTCGGCTTCCTCATCACCGCCGGCTTCGGCTTCGCCTCCCTCTTCAAGGCCGGCCTCGTCAGCCAGGTGTCCGTGCTCACCGCACGCCACCGCACGGTGACCATGGCAGGCGCCTTCGCCGCGGCCGCGGCGTTCCCCTTCACCCAGGCCGACGACCAGTACGCGACCATCGGGGTCTACATCCTGATCTTCGCCACCGTCGCCCTCGGTCTGAACATCGTCGTCGGCCTCGCCGGACTCCTCGACCTCGGTTACGTCGCCTTCCTCGGCGTCGGCGCATACGCCGCGGCCATGGTCTCCGGATCGCCGTCCTCGCCGTTCGACGTCCACTTTCCCTTCTGGGGAGCGGTCCTCGTCGGCGCCACCGCATCCATGGTCTTCGGCGTCCTCATCGGCGCCCCGACCCTGCGACTGCGCGGCGACTACCTCGCGATCGTGACGCTCGGCTTCGGTGAAATCTTCCGGATCACCGTCAACAACCTCGACGGCACCTCCGGCCCCGACATCACCAACGGGTCCAACGGCATCTCCTCGATCCCCAACCTGGAGATGTTCGGCTTCGACTTCGGGATCGAGCACAGCATCTTCGGCGTCACCATCGGCCGGTTCGCGAACTACTTCTTCCTGATGCTGCTGATCACCCTGATCGTCGTTGTGGTCTTCCGCCGCAGCGGAGACTCCCGCATCGGCCGCGCCTGGATCGCCATCCGCGAGGACGAGACCGCGGCCCTCGCCATGGGCATCAACGGCTTCCGGGTCAAGCTCATCGCGTTCGCCCTCGGTGCGACCCTCGCCGGCCTCGCCGGTACGGTCCAGGCCCACGTCACCTACACCGTGACGCCGGAGCAGTACCAGTTCGCCCACGTCGTCCCGCCGAACTCGGCCTTCCTGCTCGCCGCGGTCGTCCTCGGCGGCATGGGCACCATCAGCGGACCGCTCGTCGGCGCCGCGCTGCTCTACCTGATCCCGGCCAAGCTGCAGTTCCTCGGCGACTACCAGCTCCTCGCCTTCGGCCTCGCGCTCGTACTCCTGATGCGCTTCCGGCCCGAGGGACTCATCCCCAACCGGCGCCGCCAGCTCGAGTTCCACGAATCCGAGGAAGCGCCCGCAGTCCTCAGCAAGACAGGGGTCTGA
- a CDS encoding ABC transporter ATP-binding protein codes for MTTDTTTKGTAPATAPGETVLDARGVTMRFGGLTAVRSVDLTVNSGEIVGLIGPNGAGKTTFFNCLTGLYIPTEGEVRYKGTVLPAKSFKVTAAGVARTFQNIRLFGNMTVLENVLVGRHTRTKEGLWSALLRGPGFHKAEAKSRARAMELLEFIGLADKAEHLARNLPYGEQRKLEIARALASEPGLLLLDEPTAGMNPQETRATEELVFAIRDMGIAVLVIEHDMRFIFNLCDRVAVLVQGEKLVEGDSETVQGDERVIAAYLGEPFEGAPGDEEVAEVEAAETGTPGSTGSAGKEND; via the coding sequence ATGACCACCGACACCACCACGAAGGGCACCGCCCCGGCCACCGCGCCCGGAGAGACGGTCCTCGACGCCCGCGGCGTCACCATGCGCTTCGGCGGCCTCACCGCCGTACGCTCCGTCGACCTCACCGTCAACAGCGGCGAGATCGTCGGCCTCATCGGCCCCAACGGCGCGGGGAAGACCACCTTCTTCAACTGCCTCACCGGCCTCTACATCCCCACCGAGGGCGAGGTCCGCTACAAGGGCACCGTCCTCCCCGCCAAGTCCTTCAAGGTCACGGCGGCGGGCGTCGCGCGCACCTTCCAGAACATCCGCCTCTTCGGCAACATGACCGTCCTGGAGAACGTGCTCGTCGGCCGTCACACCCGTACGAAGGAAGGCCTCTGGTCAGCCCTCCTCCGCGGGCCCGGCTTCCACAAGGCAGAAGCCAAGTCCCGGGCCCGGGCCATGGAACTCCTCGAGTTCATCGGCCTCGCCGACAAGGCCGAACACCTCGCCCGCAACCTCCCCTACGGCGAGCAGCGCAAGCTCGAAATCGCACGCGCACTGGCCAGCGAACCCGGCCTCCTGCTCCTCGACGAGCCCACCGCCGGCATGAACCCGCAGGAGACCCGGGCCACCGAAGAACTCGTCTTCGCCATCCGGGACATGGGCATCGCCGTCCTCGTCATCGAGCACGACATGCGCTTCATCTTCAACCTGTGCGACCGCGTCGCGGTACTCGTACAGGGAGAAAAGCTTGTCGAAGGCGACAGCGAGACCGTCCAGGGTGACGAGCGCGTCATCGCCGCCTACCTCGGCGAGCCCTTCGAAGGCGCCCCCGGCGACGAAGAAGTGGCCGAAGTGGAAGCGGCCGAAACCGGGACCCCGGGATCCACCGGGTCCGCAGGCAAGGAGAACGACTGA